A single window of Debaryomyces hansenii CBS767 chromosome F complete sequence DNA harbors:
- a CDS encoding DEHA2F14586p (some similarities with uniprot|P38770 Saccharomyces cerevisiae YHR036W Protein required for cell viability), which translates to MASHEFDGSFLQSLSIDDSNYVTSQTRYEETYDNDDDYMEIDNTLDLGPPPSNYDTPPPEHGNVDRLTPTTRLQEYIASPFQSTPISKDEGANLGGMKSFFMKKEDEDNSSVVNDREMTETKNSGSDNDNNDSEVQERENGQEIDQDYSRNASVVSSISHSILSPTTLGAKLAIMPRQKLLLPSNMDNHESIDYEIDTNSNNESYSTNYDTFGNYRSTPELKHRTGQRNMSSFSSSDANAFFANKSNRNNDIEEYTYNPINGDYDSNDSRSTINNSMNQSYMYRKNMNKFPVNNIFSPTSNSWTTPLQVHHHHYYTTPINQSATQLANPSQTEISSQIQSQTGQLQHRDPGSIQVLDPNQSYNFHPQNRDISLPLPWEANSSPSEKASYILSSYLQLIINFVATCYAAYLVYSIIQTVRQDIKHKLSQQISNVLVEIESCKRSYNDNNCSPDSIVPILEKPCAYWLKCMNQDPYNGGGNKSSISAETVGMIINSLIEPLSFKFFLVMFGFVLLIFACNFTFGFIRAKSYYGWNKERNGAQPAIEK; encoded by the coding sequence ATGGCATCGCATGAGTTTGATGGAAGCTTCTTACAATCATTGTCGATAGATGATAGTAATTATGTAACGTCTCAAACTAGATATGAAGAAACTTACGATAACGATGATGATTACATGGAAATAGACAATACGCTTGATTTAGGTCCGCCACCATCGAATTATGACACACCACCACCTGAGCATGGAAATGTAGATCGGTTGACACCTACTACGAGATTACAGGAATATATTGCGTCGCCGTTCCAATCAACCCCCATAAGTAAGGACGAAGGTGCAAATTTAGGTGGCATGAAAAGCTTTTTCATGAAGAAGGAGGACGAAGATAACAGCAGCGTGGTGAACGATAGAGAAATGACCGAGACGAAGAATTCAGGAagtgataatgataataacgACAGTGAAGTTCAAGAAAGAGAGAATGGACAAGAAATAGATCAGGATTATTCCAGAAATGCCAGCGTAGTATCTTCTATTTCTCATTCGATATTATCACCGACAACTCTAGGTGCCAAATTGGCGATCATGCCGAGACAAAAATTACTACTCCCATCCAATATGGATAATCATGAGTCTATTGATTATGAAATCGATACAAATTCCAATAATGAAAGCTATAGCACCAATTACGACACATTTGGCAATTACAGAAGTACGCCAGAATTAAAGCATAGAACCGGACAAAGGAATATGAGCTCTTTTAGCTCAAGTGATGCTAATGCATTTTTTGCCAATAAGTCAAACAGGAACAACGATATCGAAGAATACACCTACAACCCAATAAACGGGGATtatgattcaaatgattcGAGAAGTACTATCAACAATTCCATGAACCAATCGTATATGTATAggaagaatatgaataaatttcCAGTTAATAACATATTCAGTCCAACCAGCAACTCGTGGACAACACCGCTACAggttcatcatcatcactaTTATACTACCCCTATTAATCAATCAGCGACTCAGTTGGCAAATCCAAGCCAAACCGAAATACTGAGCCAAATACAACTGCAAACAGGGCAGTTGCAGCACCGAGATCCAGGCCTGATACAAGTCCTAGATCCGAATCAATCCTACAATTTCCATCCGCAGAACAGAGATATTAGTCTACCTTTGCCGTGGGAAGCAAACTCTAGCCCGCTGGAAAAAGCTTCGTACATATTATCTTCTTATTTGCAGctaattataaattttgttgCTACATGCTATGCAGCGTATTTGGTTTACTCCATCATTCAAACTGTTCGACAAGACATTAAGCATAAGCTTTCTcaacaaatttcaaatgtgCTAGTGGAGATCGAATCTTGCAAACGCtcatataatgataataactGCTCTCCGGACCTGATTGTCCCTATATTAGAGAAGCCATGTGCCTACTGGTTAAAATGCATGAATCAAGACCCATATAATGGAGGCGGAAATAAGTCCCTGATCAGTGCGGAAACTGTGGGGATGATTATAAACTCCTTGATAGAACCGTTAAGTTTCAAGTTCTTTCTTGTGATGTTCGGTTTTGTATTGCTAATATTCGCTTGCAATTTTACCTTTGGGTTTATAAGGGCAAAGAGTTACTATGGATGGAACAAGGAAAGAAATGGTGCTCAACCTGCTATTGAGAAATAG
- a CDS encoding DEHA2F14608p (similar to uniprot|P38803 Saccharomyces cerevisiae YHR085W IPI1) gives MGSKRKKAEKQKDFVKAKLRVGKTAAKPDNHTDTSFIAKSISIPNQTINKKTSNTEKKYEVDLAHHLSLTKHHSDVTRKEVLNYIEQHLPSNPSLYKDILTSIVPLIIDQSQNVRNALTSLLSACATQQVGLLDLHIRSIILFIHSAMSHIKPDIRNSSTKFLSVLIDHATESLVRSYFIKTLKSYFTLLSWTLTNDKKAVSLAITTSSSIGGPSKKARIHHLSILRAFLSAALFPISSNERKLDYSKIKMIHPESYKYLLASSTQPFASLKLFVQEVPKQKNTDIQQNTKKDDNAFSLNDLDTVSTEDIDTRRKVMLDVFMAPMLRNLKNLIKEGGEVGREAHSCMKVLEQLQSETK, from the coding sequence ATGGGATCTAAGAGAAAGAAGGCCGAGAAGCAGAAAGATTTCGTTAAGGCGAAATTGAGAGTTGGTAAAACAGCTGCTAAACCAGATAACCATACCGATACCTCATTCATCGCCAAATCCATTTCTATACCGAATCAAACTATTAACAAAAAGACATCCAATACAGagaaaaaatatgaagTAGATTTGGCTCATCATCTTTCATTGACAAAGCATCATTCTGATGTTACACGAAAGGAGGtcttgaattatattgaaCAACATTTACCATCCAATCCATCGCTCTACAAAGATATATTGACCAGTATTGTGCCATTAATAATTGATCAGTCTCAGAATGTTCGGAATGCCTTGACATCATTATTGTCAGCCTGTGCTACACAACAGGTTGGCTTGTTGGATTTACACATAAGAtctattattctttttataCATCTGGCGATGAGCCATATTAAACCAGATATAAGAAATAGCTCGACCAAATTTTTATCAGTGTTAATCGACCATGCAACAGAGTCATTAGTGCGTTCATATTTTATCAAGACGCTAAAGTCGTACTTTACATTATTATCGTGGACCTTGACGAATGATAAGAAAGCAGTTTCCTTGGCCATCACCACTAGTTCCTCTATCGGAGGCCCAAGCAAGAAAGCACGTATTCATCACTTATCGATATTAAGAGCATTTTTATCAGCTGCATTATTTCCAATAAGTAGCAACGAAAGGAAATTGGATTATTCAAAGATCAAGATGATTCATCCTGAATCGTACAAATATTTGTTAGCGTCCAGCACTCAACCATTTGcatctttgaaattattcgTTCAAGAAGTTCCGAAACAGAAAAACACAGACATACAAcaaaataccaaaaaaGATGACAATGCATTTTCCTTAAATGATTTGGATACCGTTTCGACAGAGGATATAGATACCAGACGAAAAGTTATGCTTGACGTTTTCATGGCTCCAATGCTTaggaatttgaaaaatttaataaaggAGGGTGGTGAAGTTGGTAGAGAAGCACATTCATGTATGAAGGTGTTGGAACAGTTACAATCGGAGACTAAATAG
- a CDS encoding DEHA2F14630p (weakly similar to uniprot|P38771 Saccharomyces cerevisiae YHR038W RRF1 Ribosomal Recycling Factor 1), translating to MLRLLTRSQAFRAVTLCQRPIISSRCIPIRNFQISPILAKKNKAKGGNKNKSEVQEIEEDNTDNQVPEIDFDDATNKFKGVIERFSKQANEAKLGKTSPNIFDKLIVETANGEVGFTSVAQTTVKGRNFMITVFDPSNVKSIINAVLGSDLNMNPQIDPSNKQTLKVPLPPLTTESKKENAKQLKLVYERFKNGSGRANGSLATIRGDVKNKFQKQHKKKKLSDAEEKVFKDFEKLHKQYTDKLTEVFKSAEQAILK from the coding sequence atgCTTAGATTGTTAACTAGATCACAAGCTTTCAGAGCTGTGACACTTTGTCAAAGACCAATTATTTCGTCGAGATGCATTCCTATACGtaatttccaaatttcGCCAATCTTAGCTAAAAAGAATAAGGCTAAAGGTGGAAATAAGAACAAGAGTGAAGTTCAAGAAATAGAGGAAGATAATACGGACAACCAAGTACCAGAAATAGACTTTGATGATGCAACTAATAAGTTCAAAGGTGTCATTGAAAGATTCAGTAAACAAGCAAACGAAGCAAAATTAGGTAAAACAAgtccaaatatttttgataagttGATAGTAGAAACTGCAAATGGTGAAGTTGGATTCACTTCCGTAGCACAAACTACTGTCAAAGGAAGAAATTTCATGATTACAGTTTTTGACCCATCCAATgttaaatcaattattaatgCGGTGTTAGGGTCAGACTTGAATATGAATCCCCAGATTGATCCATCAAATAAGCAAACATTGAAGGTTCCATTGCCTCCATTAACAACCGAGAGCAAGAAGGAAAATGcaaaacaattaaaattagTGTATGAAAGATTTAAGAATGGTTCTGGTAGAGCAAACGGATCTTTAGCCACTATAAGAGGTGACgttaaaaataaatttcaaaaacagcataaaaagaagaagttaaGTGATGCAGAAGAAAAAGTATTCAAagactttgaaaaattacataAACAGTATACTGATAAGTTAACTGAAGTGTTTAAATCTGCTGAACAAGCAAttcttaaataa
- a CDS encoding DEHA2F14652p (weakly similar to uniprot|P53129 Saccharomyces cerevisiae YGL124C MON1 Protein required for fusion of cvt-vesicles and autophagosomes with the vacuole), whose amino-acid sequence MSGEQTSGDRNPHDSSNNNNASTSQSQETLRPPQPSRKSSAVLLTKPSIGNLNVKFNATQGLVSDATTAVNLENIGNANIVSPVDETDSDNENHLHSVRSNKYPPSERSLYPSGYNTDEENVSNENDEEELQEILHSLVRQDYRLAGSNAIDSNRNLSLMDLSTLTNDKYKMDSQDDFIERYISISKASDSDLFHDKLKHFFILSTAGKPIYSMNGSDDVIMGYMGFITTIVSTFQENMKEEIKSVNYGDDLKIVIMNKDPLILVAMTKLKHENMINNGGEEDDSVLIGQLNTLYNYLLAVLSKSTILKNFQNRMNYDLRKILTPLDFSNLDSLCMKLTYGLSTSESLTPYNIPGLDFFLSQLLDSSLQSAKITNTTRSRLNSILLSCKKLKIKDSKSKAPSRLFDISDSGDKETFLGDDLLFAFLTSSSGKILSMMKPKNHTLSKEDLKVLFTMISSISTPSDDSQSTEDLWIPLCMPDFNPNGFLYVFVKKIDLSGYVIVDGNHIPPQPIIITLISGNKNSFFQQQELSKHIISSMINSESFRNALSSELLASNNLSILNDIKVPLIKHFIYRSKRYNQCFMSNARHFNNEKGDTSCVTILELVYFYSTLHNNKATDFSSEPAIKKHNKRLTYSKWKISGNTIVGFMLSDSTSEFYCLCNGDITSQDLIRQSLKIIKWCEKYHRRIFVGDGVIF is encoded by the coding sequence ATGAGTGGTGAACAAACTCTGGGAGATAGGAACCCACATGATTcaagtaataataataatgctaGCACTTCGCAATCCCAGGAAACATTAAGACCCCCACAACCTTCGAGAAAAAGCTCGGCTGTCTTGTTAACAAAACCGCTGATAGGGAACTTAAATGTAAAATTCAATGCCACACAGGGTCTAGTGAGTGATGCAACAACAGCAGTGAACCTAGAAAATATTGGGAATGCAAATATCGTGTCCCCGGTGGACGAGACTGACTCAGATAATGAGAACCACTTACATTCAGTCAGACTGAATAAATATCCCCCCAGTGAACGTAGTTTATATCCATCAGGATATAATACTGATGAGGAAAACGTtagtaatgaaaatgatgaagaagaattacaaGAGATACTACATCTGTTGGTTAGGCAAGATTATAGACTTGCGGGTTCAAATGCTATTGATTCAAATAGaaatttatcattgatGGATCTAAGCACATTAActaatgataaatacaaaatggATTCGCAAGATGATTTCAttgaaagatatatatCGATTTCGAAGGCGTCTGATTCAGATTTATTTCACGATAAATTGAAGcatttctttatattatcaactGCTGGTAAACCTATATATTCGATGAATGGTTCTGACGATGTTATTATGGGTTACATGGGATTTATCACTACTATTGTCTCCACATTTCAGGAAAATATGAAGGAGGAAATTAAATCAGTTAATTATGGTGATGATCTAAAAATTGTAATTATGAATAAAGATCCATTGATACTTGTTGCTATGACCAAGCTAAAGCATGaaaatatgataaataaCGGAGGGGAAGAAGACGATAGCGTTTTGATAGGACAGCTTAATACTTTatacaattatttattagcagttctttcaaaatctaccatattaaaaaatttccaGAATAGAATGAATTATGATTtaagaaaaatattgactCCTTTGGATTTCAGCAACTTAGATTCTTTGTGTATGAAATTAACATATGGACTTTCAACTTCTGAACTGCTTACTCCTTATAATATTCCAGGACTCGATTTCTTTTTAAGTCAGTTACTCGATTCATCGTTGCAAAGTGCAAAAATTACTAATACTACTCGTTCTAggttgaattcaattttgttaTCGTgtaagaaattgaagatcaAAGATAGTAAGTCTAAAGCGCCGTCAAGGCTCTTCGACATTAGCGATTCCGGTGACAAGGAAACATTCTTGGGAGATGAcctattatttgcattctTGACGTCGTCGTCTGGAAAAATATTGAGCATGATGAAGCCAAAAAATCACACTTTATCTAAGGAAGATCTCAAGGTTCTATTTACAATGATATCTTCTATTTCTACTCCCTCTGATGATTCGCAGTCTACCGAAGATTTATGGATTCCACTTTGTATGCCCGATTTTAATCCAAATGGGTTCCTTTATGTCTTTGTTAAGAAAATCGATTTGAGTGGTTATGTTATAGTTGATGGAAATCATATTCCACCACAGCCAATTATAATTACATTAATTAGTGGAAATAAAAATAGCTTTTTCCAGCAACAAGAATTGTCCAAACATATTATTAGTAGTATGATAAACAGTGAAAGCTTTCGAAATGCATTAAGTTCAGAACTTTTAGCATCTAATAATCTATCTATATTGAATGACATAAAGGTACCCTTGATCAaacattttatttatagaCTGAAAAGATACAATCAGTGTTTTATGAGTAATGCCAGACacttcaataatgaaaagGGTGATACAAGTTGTGTCACAATATTAGAATTGGTTTATTTCTATTCTACTTTGCATAACAATAAGGCCACTGATTTTTCAAGCGAGCCAGCGATTAAGAAACATAATAAAAGACTAACATATTCtaaatggaaaatttcTGGAAATACAATAGTCGGATTCATGCTTTCTGATTCTACCTCTGAATTTTACTGTTTATGTAACGGCGATATTACTTCCCAGGACTTGATAAGGCAgagtttgaaaataattaaatggtgtgaaaaatatcatagaagaatatttgTTGGAGATGGAGTTAtcttttaa
- a CDS encoding DEHA2F14674p (similar to uniprot|P22214 Saccharomyces cerevisiae YLR268W SEC22 R-SNARE protein), with protein MVKSTLIYRYDALPLCGSVDDNNDPSLMDQKKKCKILISRITPNSEPQATIESGQYNIHYLIDNSIIYLSICDKSYPRKLAFSYLSEISHEFWNSHGQEALSNSARPFGFSSFDNFLGKTKKIYQDQRAQSNLDKLNNDLADVKKVMTKNIEDLLYRGDSLDKMSDLSSSLRNDSIKYRKHAQKINFDALLRQYAPIVGCGLFFVFLVWYMFLR; from the exons ATGGTGAAATCTACATTAATCTACAGATACGATG CACTTCCATTATGCGGATCAGTCGACGATAATAACGATCCATCATTGATGGaccagaagaagaaatgtAAGATTCTTATCAGTAGAATCACGCCCAATTCCGAACCACAGGCCACAATTGAGTCGGGACAGTATAACATTCACTACTTGATAGATAATTCGATAATATACTTGAGCATTTGCGATAAATCATATCCTAGAAAATTGGCGTTTTCGTATCTATCGGAGATCTCACACGAGTTCTGGAATTCCCACGGTCAAGAGGCGTTGAGCAATAGTGCCAGACCGTTTGGGTTCAGTTCGTTCGATAACTTTTTGGGcaagacgaagaagatttaCCAGGATCAAAGAGCGCAATCCAACTTGGACAAGTTGAATAACGACCTAGCAGATGTCAAGAAGGTCATGACcaagaatattgaagatttgttATACAGAGGTGACTCATTGGACAAAATGAGTGATTTGTCGTCGAGTTTGAGAAATGATTCTATCAAGTATAGGAAGCATGCTCAGAAGATTAATTTCGATGCTTTACTCAGACAATACGCACCAATCGTTGGATGTGGTTTGttctttgtcttcttgGTTTGGTATATGTTCCTTAGATAG
- a CDS encoding DEHA2F14696p (weakly similar to uniprot|P47115 Saccharomyces cerevisiae YJR056C): protein MDLSNLSSDLPPTKPVNQASINELNRELTTEFKNAAKSVVSLYNSSTSGTANNSKHKVEFANAAKSVAALYRLTNNGNGLHRHMGYLECLDDLLGVITNGEDIENWALTKRAEITNINHGQGDSNTNINASNQEQKDGKESKETPQGGDEELHIPLDYAFSFSSDLAPGYHFRPSFPPLSVTHSYKQRANFKQLKSSDHIARMRMHQKQKQSQSQQSQYQSSEDVCSTSDEGDSDSTDRDHDEVDARTSKKKKSLEKDSDIKRRRLNGQNEASVKSPKK, encoded by the coding sequence atggaTTTATCCAACTTATCGTCAGATCTCCCGCCAACAAAGCCCGTGAACCAAGCATCAATTAATGAGTTGAATAGGGAGTTAACGACGGAATTTAAGAATGCAGCAAAGTCAGTGGTGTCATTGTATAATTCGTCGACGTCTGGTACTGCAAACAACTCTAAACATAAGGTGGAATTTGCTAATGCCGCCAAGTCCGTAGCAGCGTTGTATCGGTTAACAAATAATGGAAATGGTTTGCATCGTCATATGGGGTACTTGGAATGTCTAGACGACCTACTCGGAGTGATTACAAATGGGGAAGATATCGAGAACTGGGCGTTGACAAAGCGGGCGGAAATTACGAATATCAATCATGGACAAGGTGATAGcaatacaaatataaatgcGTCGAATCAAGAGCAGAAGGATGGCAAAGAAAGTAAGGAGACGCCCCAAGGTGGGGATGAGGAATTGCATATTCCTTTGGATTATGCGTTTTCTTTTTCACTGGATTTGGCTCCGGGATATCATTTTAGACCCAGCTTTCCTCCGTTATCAGTTACTCATTCTTATAAACAAAGAGCAAActtcaaacaattgaagTCATCGGACCATATTGCAAGAATGAGAATGCATCAGAAACAAAAACAATCACAATCACAACAGCTGCAATATCAATCTCTGGAAGACGTTTGCAGCACATCGGACGAGGGTGATAGCGATTCAACCGACAGAGATCACGATGAAGTCGATGCAAGGACttcaaaaaagaaaaagtcTTTGGAAAAAGATAGCGACattaaaagaagaagacttaATGGACAAAATGAGGCTTCAGTAAAATCGCCCAAAAAATGA